In one Solanum dulcamara chromosome 1, daSolDulc1.2, whole genome shotgun sequence genomic region, the following are encoded:
- the LOC129899249 gene encoding protein SEEDLING PLASTID DEVELOPMENT 1 has translation MSVLNSTFILIDLQSSWYSAKHIPNSTICYLNQSQSASSTFSAAFRRTRGGRCKFPAAAASIQSPEIRRPRERSSAGNGLSLFSPNLPSTSSSGDEVMSDLDLFLELVPLRMRNELFMHQEIGKLIEVVMDLGRKPLARFPSGDWIISEQPVKLEDLHHAISKVGDFSDDNRSGIDSSLHRISAIRNRKMQIIGLTCRVGRAVSGSAEIIRDLVEGGGSILVIGPPGVGKTTLIREIARMLADDQKKRVVIVDTSNEIGGDGDVPHSGIGCARRMQVPNVNLQHNVMIEAVENHMPQTIIIDEIGTELEALAASTIAQRGVQLVGTAHGSTIESIIKNPSLQMLVGGIESVTLGDEEARKRKVQKTILERKAPPTFTCAVEMISRTQCRVHHRLDLTVDALLAGKSPLFEIRGLESEAENSIESSLFTQEDQVNDFELTDKVEKKEKMESDREFVKKKAKVESDMEYVKKKDKVESDMEYIKKKVKVESDREYVKKKDKVEYVNFSMQSSKEDRKVKFESDEEDDEHPNSKKSGISGYARKKTSPVYVYTYKIQEADLLQVATVMGLEEEIEVTDDIGIADAILASSAEMNQNPWIRSVAKFHQVPVFVVKSNTMAQMVKAIRMILGVDSLHSKQPLKDSFDIEIQEDAPKRRPTLEEIDALEEVRLAIEYIVIPGGEAVELLPRRSEIVAQQIKLVESYQLAAEYSGTESNPRLQILPQKLYRKTSVKTLKSSSSQNNTGSDSWIGKNGGTGVARLPFLPE, from the exons ATGAGTGTTTTGAATTccacttttattttgattgatcTTCAGAGTTCTTGGTATTCAGCTAAACACATACCCAATTCCACTATTTGTTATTTAAACCAGTCTCAATCTGCTTCTTCTACGTTCTCAGCGGCATTTCGTCGAACACGTGGTGGGAGGTGTAAATTTCCGGCTGCGGCGGCGTCGATTCAATCACCGGAAATCAGGAGACCGAGGGAACGTTCCAGTGCAGGAAATGGATTGTCGTTGTTTTCTCCTAATTTGCCTTCCACTTCGAGTTCTGGGGATGAGGTTATGTCGGATTTGGACTTGTTCTTGGAGTTAGTGCCACTGAGGATGAGAAATGAGCTCTTTATGCATCAGGAGATTGGGAAGTTGATTGAGGTCGTTATGGATTTAGGTAGGAAGCCCCTCGCACGATTTCCTTCCGGTGATTGGATCATTTCTGAACAGCCTGTAAAGCTTGAGGATCTTCACCATGCCATTTCAAAG GTGGGGGATTTCTCAGATGACAACCGTTCTGGTATTGACAGTTCCCTACATCGTATAAGTGCAATTAGAAACCGTAAAATGCAAATTATTGGCCTTACCTGCCGGGTAGGTCGAGCTGTGTCTGGAAGTGCTGAGATCATACGTGacttggttgaaggaggtggctcCATATTGGTGATAGGTCCTCCAGGGGTTGGTAAAACTACCTTAATCAG AGAAATAGCCAGAATGCTGGCAGATGACCAGAAGAAACGAGTCGTTATTGTTGATACATCTAATGAGATTGGAGGCGATGGAGATGTTCCTCATTCAGGTATTGGTTGTGCAAGGAGGATGCAAGTCCCAAATGTTAACCTGCAGCATAAT GTAATGATTGAAGCAGTTGAAAACCATATGCCCCAAACCATTATAATAGATGAAATAGGGACAGAGCTCGAGGCGTTGGCTGCTAGTACAATTGCTCAGAGAGGAGTACAACTTGTTGGGACTGCTCATGGAAGTACCATTGAGAGTATAATAAAAAATCCATCCTTACAGATGCTTGTTGGTGGCATAGAG AGTGTTACTCTTGGTGATGAGGAAGCAAGGAAAAGGAAAGTACAGAAAACAATTCTTGAGAGGAAAGCCCCTCCAACCTTTACATGTGCTGTTGAGATGATATCAAGAACTCAGTGTCGTGTTCACCATAGACTAGATTTAACAGTAGATGCTTTATTAGCAG GAAAATCTCCTTTGTTTGAGATACGGGGATTAGAGAGTGAAGCTGAAAATTCAATCGAGTCTTCTCTGTTCACTCAAGAGGATCAAGTTAATGACTTTGAGCTAACTGATAAagtggaaaagaaagaaaaaatggagtCCGATAGGgaatttgtaaaaaagaaagctAAAGTGGAGTCTGATATGGAGTatgtaaaaaagaaagacaaaGTGGAGTCTGATATGGAgtatataaaaaagaaagttAAAGTAGAGTCTGATAGGGAGtatgtaaaaaagaaagataaagtAGAGTATGTAAATTTTAGTATGCAATCCAGTAAAGAAGACAGAAAGGTAAAATTTGAATCAGATGAGGAAGATGATGAGCATCCCAATTCCAAGAAATCGGGCATCAGTGGATATGCCAGAAAAAAGACCTCTCCTGTGTATGTTTATACTTATAAG ATTCAAGAAGCTGATCTATTGCAAGTTGCAACTGTTATGGGGCTAGAGGAAGAAATTGAAGTAACGGATGATATTGGTATTGCAGATGCTATTCTAGCATCTAGTGCTGAAATGAATCAGAATCCTTGGATTCGTAGCGTTGCCAAATTTCATCAAGTGCCTGTCTTTGTTGTAAAG TCAAATACCATGGCGCAAATGGTGAAAGCTATCCGTATGATTCTTGGAGTGGATTCTCTTCACTCAAAACAACCATTAAAAGATTCATTCGATATTGAAATTCAAGAGGATGCACCAAAAAGGAGGCCTACATTGGAGGAGATTGACGCCTTAGAG GAGGTTCGCCTTGCAATTGAGTATATAGTCATACCTGGTGGCGAGGCTGTTGAACTTCTCCCAAGGCGCTCTGAGATAGTTGCCCAACAAATCAAGCTGGTTGAGAGTTATCAACTGGCTGCAGAGTATTCAGGTACCGAATCAAACCCGAGACTACAAATCCTTCCACAGAAACTATACAGGAAGACTTCTGTTAAGACCTTGAAATCCAGTTCAAGTCAGAACAACACAGGTTCCGACTCATGGATTGGTAAGAACGGAGGCACTGGTGTTGCTCGACTGCCTTTCTTGCCTGAATAA
- the LOC129886275 gene encoding probable cysteine protease RD19D codes for MEKGGGLTYAISVIILTCAYFLLSFHHTTTAAAAAIPEEFKIRQVTDDQNPTTTVHGGSNHHLLGTPAEHRFKSFIQEYNKEYSTREEYIHRLGVFVKNLLKAAEHQALDPTAVHGVTQFSDLTSEEFERMYMGVKGGDRSSLLGEVGSHAPPLEVKDLPKSFDWREKGAVTEVKMQGTCGSCWAFSTTGSIEGANFIATGKLLNLSEQQLVDCDNTCDKKDKNACDSGCKGGLMTNAYKYLIEAGGIEEENPYPYTGKRGECKFRPDKIAVKVSNFTNIPIDEQQIAAYLVSHGPLAVGLNAVFMQTYIGGVSCPLICGKRWVNHGVLLVGYGSKGFSILRLSNQPYWIIKNSWGKRWGENGYYKLCRGHGMCGMNTMVSAVMTQTS; via the exons ATGGAAAAAGGAGGAGGTCTAACATACGCTATAAGCGTTATAATTCTAACATGCGCATATTTTCTACTTTCCTTCCACCATACCacaacagcagcagcagcagcaattCCAGAAGAATTCAAAATCCGGCAAGTTACCGACGACCAAAATCCAACAACCACCGTGCACGGAGGAAGCAACCACCACCTCCTCGGTACTCCTGCCGAGCACCGATTCAAGTCATTCATTCAGGAATACAACAAAGAGTACAGTACACGCGAGGAGTACATACACCGCCTCGGTGTTTTCGTTAAGAATCTCCTTAAGGCCGCTGAGCACCAGGCTTTGGATCCAACCGCTGTTCATGGCGTTACGCAGTTTTCCGATCTGACATCTGAGGAATTTGAGAGGATGTATATGGGTGTTAAAGGTGGTGACCGGAGCTCCTTGTTGGGAGAAGTTGGGTCCCACGCGCCACCTCTGGAAGTGAAGGACTTGCCGAAGAGTTTTGATTGGAGAGAGAAAGGTGCGGTTACTGAGGTGAAGATGCAG GGGACTTGTGGGTCATGCTGGGCGTTTAGTACGACTGGATCCATTGAAGGAGCCAACTTCATTGCCACCGGCAAGCTTCTAAATCTTAGTGAACAACAGCTTGTAGATTGTGATAACACG TGTGATAAAAAGGACAAAAATGCTTGTGATTCCGGGTGCAAGGGAGGGCTAATGACAAATGCATACAAGTACTTAATCGAAGCAGGAGGAATAGAAGAGGAAAATCCATATCCCTATACTGGTAAACGTGGCGAATGCAAGTTTAGACCAGACAAAATTGCTGTAAAAGTTTCCAATTTCACCAATATTCCCATCGATGAACAACAAATCGCTGCTTATTTAGTCAGTCATGGACCTCTCGCAG TCGGATTGAATGCTGTGTTTATGCAAACGTACATCGGAGGTGTATCGTGCCCATTAATATGCGGAAAGAGGTGGGTTAACCATGGAGTATTGCTAGTTGGTTATGGCTCGAAGGGGTTTTCGATTCTGAGATTGAGCAACCAGCCATATTGGATCATAAAAAACTCGTGGGGGAAGCGATGGGGAGAAAACGGCTACTACAAGCTTTGTAGAGGACATGGCATGTGTGGAATGAATACAATGGTTTCTGCTGTTATGACCCAAACCTCCTAA